The proteins below are encoded in one region of Anguilla anguilla isolate fAngAng1 chromosome 3, fAngAng1.pri, whole genome shotgun sequence:
- the serpine1 gene encoding plasminogen activator inhibitor 1, with amino-acid sequence MLYVFLWISLCLCRMGLCNILQEKQTDFGLRVFSEVSHSSPDQNLAFSPYGISSILGMAQLGASGSTLKALTSSMGFSLQERGAPRQQRLIQRDLSREDAVQLISGVMVDRKLSMEKSFRRGLGKAYQSTPNQLDFSEPETALAVINAWVADYTEGMIPDFLSSGALTEDTRLVLLNAIHFRGLWKVPFDPRMTQERLFHCANGSSVPVPMMSITQRFNYGDFVTEDGVDYDVIEVPYEGDSLSMLLVSPFEEDVPLSALTKGLGGKTLQQWRNGLRKVNRQLALPRFTIDTQLDLKPALTQMGLGNLFSQKNADFSRITTEEPLCVSKVLQRTKIEVDEEGTKGSAATAAIIFSRMAVEEITLDRPFLFLIQHKPTGAVLFMGQVNQPQQH; translated from the exons ATGCTGTATGTGTTCCTCTGGATATCCTTATGCCTGTGCCGGATGGGGCTATGTAACATCCTacaggagaaacagacagatttTGGACTGCGAGTCTTCTCTGAGGTGTCCCATTCCTCCCCCGACCAGAATCTTGCTTTCTCCCCATATGGCATCTCAAGTATCTTGGGAATGGCCCAGCTTGGTGCATCTGGCAGCACACTGAAGGCCCTTACATCTAGTATGGGCTTCTCCTTGCAAG AGCGCGGGGCGCCTCGACAGCAACGTCTCATACAGAGGGACCTGTCAAGAGAGGATGCGGTGCAGTTAATAAGTGGGGTGATGGTGGATCGCAAGCTGAGTATGGAGAAATCCTTCCGCAGGGGGTTAGGCAAAGCCTACCAGAGCACACCAAATCAGCTGGACTTTTCTGAGCCGGAGACCGCCCTAGCAGTTATCAATGCCTGGGTAGCTGACTATACAGAAG GAATGATTCCTGACTTCCTCTCCTCCGGCGCTCTCACTGAGGACACTCGGCTGGTATTGCTCAATGCCATCCACTTCAGGGGCCTTTGGAAGGTGCCCTTTGACCCCCGAATGACCCAGGAAAGACTTTTCCACTGTGCCAATGGGAGCTCTGTGCCTGTGCCTATGATGAGTATCACCCAGCGCTTCAACTATG GTGACTTTGTGACAGAAGATGGCGTGGATTATGATGTGATTGAGGTTCCCTATGAAGGAGATTCCCTGAGCATGCTCCTAGTGTCTCCTTTTGAAGAAGATGTACCACTTTCTGCTCTAACCAAAGGACTTGGAGGAAAAACTCTGCAGCAGTGGAGAAACGGACTGAGAAAAGTCAATCGACAGCTGGCACTACCCAg GTTCACTATTGATACACAACTGGACCTGAAGCCTGCACTCACTCAGATGGGACTGGGCAATCTCTTCAGCCAGAAGAATGCTGACTTCTCACGCATAACCA CCGAGGAGCCGTTGTGTGTGTCAAAGGTTCTCCAAAGGACAAAGATTGAAGTAGATGAAGAGGGGACTAAGGGCTCTGCAGCCACAG CTGCTATCATCTTCTCACGAATGGCTGTTGAAGAGATAACCTTGGACCGACCATTCCTCTTCCTTATCCAACACAAACCCACTG GTGCTGTTCTGTTTATGGGTCAAGTCAACCAGCCTCAGCAACACTAG
- the ap1s1 gene encoding AP-1 complex subunit sigma-1A isoform X2 yields MRFMLLFSRQGKLRLQKWYTATAEKDKKKMVRELMQVVLARKPKMCSFLEWRDLKIVYKRYASLYFCCAVEEQDNELITLEVIHRFVELLDKYFGSVCELDIIFNFEKAYFILDEFLMGGEIQDTSKKSVLKAIEQADLLQEEDESPRSVLEEMGLA; encoded by the exons ATGCGCTTCATGCTGCTGTTCAGCCGGCAGGGGAAGCTGCGGCTGCAGAAGTGGTACACGGCCACGGCGGAGAAGGACAAGAAGAAGATGGTGCGGGAGCTCATGCAGGTGGTGCTGGCCCGCAAGCCCAAGATGTGCAGCTTCCTGGAGTGGAGGGACCTCAAGATCGTCTACAAGAG GTATGCCAGTCTGTATTTCTGCTGTGCGGTGGAGGAGCAGGACAACGAGCTCATTACCCTGGAGGTTATCCACCGCTTCGTTGAGCTGCTCGATAAGTACTTTGGCAGC GTCTGTGAGCTGGACATCATCTTCAACTTTGAGAAGGCGTACTTCATACTGGATGAGTTTCTGATGGGGGGCGAGATTCAAGATACTTCCAAAAAAAGCGTCCTCAAAGCCATCGAGCAGGCGGACCTACTTCAGGAG GAGGACGAGTCTCCAAGAAGTGTACTGGAAGAAATGGGACTAGCATAG
- the ap1s1 gene encoding AP-1 complex subunit sigma-1A isoform X1, whose translation MMRFMLLFSRQGKLRLQKWYTATAEKDKKKMVRELMQVVLARKPKMCSFLEWRDLKIVYKRYASLYFCCAVEEQDNELITLEVIHRFVELLDKYFGSVCELDIIFNFEKAYFILDEFLMGGEIQDTSKKSVLKAIEQADLLQEEDESPRSVLEEMGLA comes from the exons ATG ATGCGCTTCATGCTGCTGTTCAGCCGGCAGGGGAAGCTGCGGCTGCAGAAGTGGTACACGGCCACGGCGGAGAAGGACAAGAAGAAGATGGTGCGGGAGCTCATGCAGGTGGTGCTGGCCCGCAAGCCCAAGATGTGCAGCTTCCTGGAGTGGAGGGACCTCAAGATCGTCTACAAGAG GTATGCCAGTCTGTATTTCTGCTGTGCGGTGGAGGAGCAGGACAACGAGCTCATTACCCTGGAGGTTATCCACCGCTTCGTTGAGCTGCTCGATAAGTACTTTGGCAGC GTCTGTGAGCTGGACATCATCTTCAACTTTGAGAAGGCGTACTTCATACTGGATGAGTTTCTGATGGGGGGCGAGATTCAAGATACTTCCAAAAAAAGCGTCCTCAAAGCCATCGAGCAGGCGGACCTACTTCAGGAG GAGGACGAGTCTCCAAGAAGTGTACTGGAAGAAATGGGACTAGCATAG
- the vgf gene encoding cilia- and flagella-associated protein 251: MTRCQHTSSAPVVLLILFGITQQLSATIPLIKGGHSNDDINVPPPPGLAKLFQSELEGGQVRVDKEQNPTQSLPEEEDELFKDVDPKTLAAVLLEALNQPGESKKSSRVEMEEKNRGAEGEGKGQEELALLGSDRDRDGKQELELVMAAAAAEGKEEQEREEEERKRAEKEEEQLTEKVKSRTTSQAMPVKEQPEKEAVKEQETREEEHQEPGDEEEQLSSQEVKNLQTMLEELQSYSTATKRERDSGGQRESRGSFQDMDNGFLDNDIKPKPKGYQLALSKKKLKWQEEEQKKKNTPLYRGGNFMDDFDDNIKGQNEEDKEDEEDEEVLSPEEEEARAKADQEEVRRQAAEAQRAKAEEERLADIASDMLLQYMVKQDGKKYMDQSKKTSQGNNAAEDKRSEEEDDSDDDDIDPQTIDKLIEISSKLHLPADDVVDIISDVEKKKKKDAPENVPWHRPVAPAPAPAPAPRNPAPKLSSSLTSPSKTWVKDKAVVKPSKQDFWPKLQKQFRTYPTYSFVQKPYRGYFPIYFPPPKPKPQYYTKPTFSFNDLLGNSLDYDFGFPPKRRYRPWAQPRSRNPPPIRRNLYFNYILPHPRTFKPVPMPKPRSPPRRRPTFYYPPPAPMVPRNEDYFDPVGQQQQDNDEELENFIEKVFLKHPRMFQ, translated from the coding sequence ATGACCCGTTGCCAACACACCTCAAGTGCCCCAGTTGTACTACTAATCCTGTTTGGTATCACACAACAGCTCTCTGCCACCATCCCTCTGATCAAAGGAGGACACAGTAATGATGACATCAATGTACCACCCCCTCCAGGGCTTGCCAAGTTGTTTCAATCTGAACTGGAAGGGGGTCAAGTCAGGGTAGATAAAGAACAGAACCCCACCCAGAGCCTcccagaggaagaggatgaacTGTTTAAAGATGTGGACCCCAAAACCTTAGCGGCCGTTCTGCTGGAGGCTCTTAACCAGCCAGGAGAGTCTAAGAAGAGCAGTAGGGTAGAGATGGAGGAAAAGAACAGAGGagctgagggagagggaaaagggcAAGAGGAGCTAGCACTGCTGGGttcagacagggacagagatgGAAAGCAGGAGCTGGAGTTGGTGATGGCAGCTGCGGCAgcagagggaaaggaggagcaggaaagagaagaggaagagaggaagagggcagagaaagaagaggaacagTTGACGGAGAAGGTGAAGAGCAGGACAACCAGTCAGGCCATGCCAGTGAAGGAGCAGCCAGAGAAAGAGGCTGTCAAAGAGCAGGAGACCAGAGAGGAGGAGCATCAGGAGCCAGGAGATGAGGAGGAACAGCTTAGTTCACAGGAGGTGAAGAACCTGCAGACAATGTTGGAGGAGTTACAGAGCTACAGCACCGCCACCAAGAGGGAGAGGGACTCtggagggcagagggagagcaggggctCCTTTCAGGACATGGACAATGGCTTTCTGGACAATGACATTAAGCCAAAGCCGAAGGGATACCAGCTGGCTCTTTCAAAGAAGAAACTGAAGTGGCAAGAGGaggaacagaagaaaaaaaacacacctctgTACCGGGGAGGCAACTTCATGGATGATTTTGATGACAACATCAAAGGGCAAAATGAAGAGGATAAGGAGGATGAAGAAGATGAGGAGGTTTTGAgcccagaagaagaagaggcaAGGGCAAAGGCAGATCAAGAGGAAGTGAGGAGGCAGGCAGCAGAGGCTCAGAGGGCTAAAGCTGAAGAGGAGAGACTAGCTGATATTGCTTCTGATATGCTGCTTCAGTACATGGTCAAACAAGATGGGAAGAAATATATGGATCAGAGCAAGAAAACATCACAAGGGAACAATGCAGCAGAAGATAAGCGTTCTGAAGAAGAGgatgatagtgatgatgatgacattgACCCCCAGACAATCGACAAACTCATTGAAATTTCAAGTAAGCTGCACCTGCCTGCAGATGATGTAGTTGACATCATCAGTGatgtagagaaaaaaaagaaaaaggatgcTCCTGAAAATGTACCTTGGCACCGCCCTGTTGCTCCagcccctgctcctgccccagCCCCCCGAAATCCTGCTCCAAAGCTATCATCCTCTCTCACAAGCCCTTCCAAGACATGGGTCAAAGACAAAGCTGTAGTCAAGCCAAGCAAACAGGATTTCTGGCCAAAGTTGCAGAAGCAGTTTCGCACCTATCCAACATATTCATTTGTTCAGAAGCCTTACCGTGGCTACTTCCCCATTTATTTCCCACCACCAAAGCCAAAACCTCAGTATTATACCAAGCCCACATTCTCCTTCAATGACCTTTTGGGAAACTCCCTGGACTATGATTTTGGCTTTCCCCCAAAAAGAAGGTATCGACCCTGGGCTCAACCTCGTTCTCGAAACCCACCACCCATACGCCGAAACCTGTACTTCAACTACATCCTTCCCCATCCCCGGACATTCAAACCTGTGCCCATGCCTAAACCTCGCTCACCCCCTCGACGCCGCCCCACCTTCTACTACCCTCCTCCGGCTCCAATGGTGCCCCGCAATGAAGACTACTTTGATCCAgtggggcagcagcagcaagacaatgatgaAGAGTTAGAGAATTTCATCGAGAAGGTCTTCCTGAAGCATCCCAGAATGTTTCAGTGA